Proteins encoded within one genomic window of Nitrospina gracilis 3/211:
- a CDS encoding carbohydrate porin, with amino-acid sequence MLIFLTFLLFETLLPTPLAAQDLDGLDRHGNITLRRETITGNWGGLRTELLDRGIYFRGGYMGELFHMDPRHQGSQTRYFGYADFELHANLQQMFDGPDGHFFFYATLLHGNRFQPFIGSVHDLSNIEGRPNLLLMQAWYDQHFFDRRMAILVGIYDIANEFDYRESAQLFLNGAFGTGVDLTESGIAGVPTYPLTTLGMRLRIEPTPNWYYKGAVLDGVPGDPQNPRGTRVILDADDEGVLFMNEVGYESDRPRWGLNKAGIGSWWYTKRFPDLVEQDSSGNPATHTGTQGIYLFAEGTFYQEYPRSRQGLRGFARLGFSDQDVNALSTYFDAGLEYTGLIPGRDKDKAGIAVSYLFFGDKFKQQQRAAGITIDDPEVLIEATYRIRVRPGMFLQPDVQYVFNPVARAGATDTLSVGFRFGLNF; translated from the coding sequence ATGCTGATTTTTCTGACGTTCCTCCTTTTTGAAACCCTACTTCCAACCCCTCTTGCCGCACAGGATCTCGACGGACTCGACCGCCACGGCAACATCACCCTCCGCCGGGAAACCATCACCGGAAACTGGGGCGGGCTGCGCACCGAGCTTCTGGACCGGGGGATCTATTTCCGCGGTGGGTACATGGGCGAACTGTTTCACATGGACCCGCGTCACCAGGGAAGCCAGACCCGTTATTTCGGTTACGCGGATTTCGAGCTGCACGCCAATTTACAACAAATGTTTGACGGGCCCGACGGCCATTTTTTCTTTTACGCAACCCTCCTGCACGGCAACCGGTTCCAGCCGTTCATCGGTTCCGTTCATGACCTGAGCAATATCGAAGGCCGCCCCAACCTGCTTCTCATGCAGGCCTGGTACGACCAGCATTTTTTCGACCGGCGCATGGCCATTCTGGTCGGCATCTATGACATCGCCAACGAGTTCGACTACCGCGAATCCGCGCAGTTGTTCCTGAACGGGGCCTTCGGCACCGGCGTGGATTTGACCGAATCCGGCATCGCCGGGGTGCCGACTTATCCCCTCACCACTCTGGGCATGCGTCTTAGGATCGAACCCACTCCCAACTGGTATTACAAGGGCGCTGTGCTGGACGGAGTACCGGGAGACCCGCAGAATCCCCGCGGGACGCGGGTGATCCTGGACGCGGATGACGAGGGGGTACTGTTCATGAACGAGGTGGGATACGAGTCGGACCGGCCCCGCTGGGGCCTCAACAAGGCCGGGATCGGAAGCTGGTGGTACACCAAACGGTTCCCGGACCTGGTGGAGCAGGACTCCTCCGGTAATCCCGCCACCCACACCGGCACGCAGGGTATTTACCTGTTCGCCGAGGGCACCTTTTATCAGGAATATCCGCGCTCCAGACAGGGGCTGCGGGGGTTCGCACGCCTGGGGTTTTCAGACCAGGACGTCAATGCGCTCTCCACCTATTTCGACGCCGGGCTGGAATACACCGGACTCATTCCCGGCCGTGACAAGGACAAGGCGGGCATCGCCGTCTCCTACCTGTTTTTCGGTGACAAATTCAAGCAACAGCAACGGGCGGCAGGCATCACCATCGACGACCCCGAGGTGCTGATCGAGGCCACCTACAGAATCCGCGTTCGGCCGGGGATGTTCCTGCAACCGGACGTGCAGTACGTCTTCAATCCCGTGGCCCGGGCGGGGGCGACGGACACGCTCTCCGTCGGCTTCCGCTTCGGCCTCAATTTCTAA
- a CDS encoding CBS and ACT domain-containing protein — protein MIVGEVMSKKLHTVKKSDSLKKAQDLMVTHAIRHLPVVDKGELLGIITESDIRGAFIGQGRNARKGNSGKLEINNPGKMKVNDYMTRHPLVVVPETHIEDAALMIYKNKIGALPVIKRNKLIGIITIMDMLGIFVDLMGILHSSSRIDVVMDKNPENFEKVSSIINKEGLNIISVGMAPYLKDPTQQVYFFRLDLCETKNVVSKIEKAGFHVISFMD, from the coding sequence ATGATTGTCGGCGAGGTGATGTCCAAGAAACTCCACACGGTAAAAAAATCCGATTCCCTGAAAAAAGCGCAGGACCTGATGGTGACCCATGCCATCCGCCATCTGCCGGTCGTGGACAAGGGAGAGCTTCTCGGCATCATCACGGAAAGCGACATCCGCGGCGCCTTCATCGGCCAGGGGAGAAATGCCCGCAAGGGCAATTCGGGCAAGCTGGAGATCAACAATCCGGGCAAAATGAAGGTCAACGACTACATGACCCGCCACCCCCTCGTGGTGGTGCCGGAAACCCACATCGAAGACGCCGCCCTCATGATCTACAAAAACAAGATCGGCGCTCTTCCCGTCATCAAGCGAAACAAGTTGATTGGTATCATCACCATCATGGACATGCTTGGTATATTCGTCGATCTCATGGGCATTCTTCACTCCAGTTCGCGCATCGACGTAGTGATGGACAAAAACCCTGAAAATTTTGAAAAGGTGTCCAGCATCATCAACAAGGAGGGGTTGAATATCATCAGCGTCGGCATGGCCCCGTATCTCAAGGACCCGACCCAGCAGGTCTACTTCTTCCGGCTCGACCTGTGTGAAACAAAAAATGTGGTGAGCAAAATCGAAAAAGCCGGTTTCCACGTGATCAGTTTCATGGATTGA